From the Sphingomonas brevis genome, the window CGGACAGATCATCCGCTGGATGCTGGAGGAGGTAGGCGCTCCCTACGACACTGAGATTCTCGACTATGCCTCGACCATGAAGGGCGAAGATTATCGCGCGATCAATCCGATGCAGAAGGTCCCTGCGATCGTCCATAATGGCCGCGTCGTGACCGAATGCGCCGCGATTTGCGCCTATCTGGCGGACGTTTTCCCTGAAGCCGGGCTCGGCCCGCGCGAGGAAGAGAAGGCCGACTATTATCGCTGGCTGTTCTTTGCCGCAGGCCCGCTGGAACAGGCAGTGACCAATAATTTCGCGGGTTTTACCGCCAAGGACGAGCAACAGCGGATGTTCGGCTATGGCAATTACGACCTGGCCGTGAACACGCTCGCCAACCACCTGGCCGGCCGCGACTTCGTCTGCGGCGCGCGATTCAATGCCGCCGACGTCTATGTCGGCAGCGCAGTGCTGTGGGGCACCCAGTTCGGAACCTTGCCCAAGCTCGATCCTTTCATCGCCTATGGCGAGCGGCTGGCCGAGCGTGAGGCGTATAGGCGCGGCAAGGGTGAGGACATGCAGTTGATCGCGGAGATGCAGGCCGCGGGATAAGAGGGGATAAGATCGATGGACGCGGAACGGCTTCAACAAGCAATCGACCTATACGACCGCTTCACCCATGACGGCATGGATCGCCGTGATTTCTTCGGGCGGATGTCCCTGATCGCGGGCAGCGCCGCTGCCGCCACCAGCCTGATCGCCGCGATCGCCGCCTCGCCTGCCGCAGCTGCCATCGTCCCGGCCGACGACAAGCGCCTGACCACCCGCACTCAGGACCTGGCCGGTGGATACAAGGCCTATGTCGCCGAGCCGCGCAGCCGGTCGCTGAAGCCCACGGTCCTGGTGATCCACGAGAATCGCGGGCTCACCGACCATATCCGCGATGTCACCCGCCGCATCGCGCTCGAAGGCTTCCGCACGGTTGCGCCCGACTTTCTCTCGCTCTCAGGCGGCACTCCGGCCAATGAAGACGCCGCTCGCGATGCAGTCGGCAAGCTCGACCTTTCCAAATCGACATCCGACGCGGTGGCGATGGTCGAGCAGCTGGCCAAATCCAGCCGCGGCGGCAAGGTCGGCGTGGTCGGTTTCTGCTGGGGCGGCGCCTTCGTCGACCGGTTGGCGGTCGCGGCCGGCGACAAGCTCGCCGCCGGCGTGTCTTACTATGGCCCGGCCCCCAATCCGTCCGAAGCGGCCAAAGTCCAGGCGCCGTTATTGCTTCACCATGCCGGGCTCGATAGCCGCGTCGCGCAGACCCTGTTCCCGTTCGTCACCGCGCTCCGCGAAGCGAAGAAGAGTGTCACCTTCCAGGTCTATGACGGCGCAAATCACGCGTTCAACAACGACACGTCGGCGGAACGCTATAACAAGGAAGCGGCCGACCTCGCCTGGGGGCGGACAATCCGCTTCTTTCACAAATATCTCGGCTGACACTTTCGCACTCGATTGATGTATCTAGGAGCCAGCAACTTGCACTGGCTGCCGCATGTCCGATGAGAACCCAGCTTGGAATTGCCCTGACTGCGGCAAGGCCCGCCAAGCCAATTTTTGCGCCGACTGCGGCGAGGAGCCGCTTCGTTCCGGCCATTTTGACGCTTCGCGACTTGGTCACCAAGCTCGGCCAGTCCATTAGCAGCATCGACGGAAAAACGGTCAGAAGCTTCAAGGCGCTACTTGCCGCACCGGGCACGCTGGCGGTTGCATATGTCCGCGGCCAGCGCCGCGTCTACCTAAGTCCACTCAAGGTGTTTTTCATCGCTAACGCATTATTCTTCGCCGCACAGTCGGCGACCCACACAAACATCCTCTCGTCGTCGCTGGAATCTCATCTGAACCAGCAGGATTGGAAATCGGTCGCCAGGCCGATGGTCGCCAGGCACCTTGAAGCCGAACAGCTGACGCTCGCCGAATATGCGCCGGTGTTCGACACGGCTGTTGTCTTTTACGCCAAGACCCTGATCATTCTGATGACGCTGTGCTTCGCGCCGTTCCTTGCAGTAGCATTCCTCAGTGAGCGCCGCCCAATCGGCGTGCACATCGTCTTTTCGCTCCACCTCTATGCCTTCGTGCTGCTGCTGTTTTGCGTGTCACTCGGGCTAACCGAACTCGATCTCATCCTCGGGGGAAAGGGCTTGGCATCTTCGCGGGTGGATCTGGTCCTTTCGCTGTTCAACCTCGGCGCATGCGCCACCTATCTCTATATGGCGATCGGCACCGCATATGGCGCACGTGGAGTATCGAGGATTGTCAAAGCGGCGGCCTTGGCCTGCGTCGTAGCGGCGATCGTCATCGGCTACCGGTTCCTGATCTTCCTGATCACCCTGTGGGGAAGCTAGGCATGAAAAAGCCCGGCGGATCGCTCCACCGGGCTTCCCGTTTGCCTATTCTCGCTTCGCTTTAGCGGCGGTCGCCCATAAAGCTCAGCAGGAACTGGAACATGTTGATGAAGTCGAGGTAGAGGCTCAGCGCCCCCATGATCGCCGTCTTGCCCATCATGTCCGTGCCGGCGACGTAAGCGTACATCGACTTGATCCGCTGCGTGTCATAGGCGGTGAGGCCCGCGAACAGCAGCACGCCGATCGCATTGATTGCCAGCGCCATGGTGCTCGATCGCAGGAAGATGTTGAGCAGCATCGCCACCAGCAGGCCGACCAGGCCCATGATCAGGAAGGTGCCGAATCCCGACAAATCCTTCTTGGTTGTGTAGCCGTACAGGCTGAGGCCGAGGAACGCCGCGGTGACCGCGAAGAAGGTCTGAGCGATCGACACGCCGGTGTAGACGATGAAAATCGTCGACATGGAAAGGCCCATCACTGCCGCAAACGACCAGAACAGCAGCTGCAATGTCGAAGTCTGCATCCGGTTGACGCCAAAACTCATCGCAAACACGAACGCCAGCGGGCTCAGTGTGATGATCCAGCCGAGACCGCTCATCCCGGTACCGCTGGCATTGATCAGCACGTCGCGAGCATAGGGCGCGAACAGCAGGGCAATGATGCCCGTCAGCGCCACGCCCGACGCCATGTAGTTGTAAACCTTGAGCATGTAGGACCGAAGGCCCGCATCGCGTGCGGCGCGCGGGACGCCGACCGACACAGCGGGGTCATAGCCGCCTGTCGTCGTGCGCGGGTCAAATTGGTTCTGCATTTTCACTCCTTCGTGAAGGCAAAAGGCCCTCACAAGGCCAATATATCGTAGTTGTTCGCTTCCTGTTCAAGCGAAATGGGGTGCCGGGAATAAGTCATTCGACTAA encodes:
- a CDS encoding Bax inhibitor-1/YccA family protein; amino-acid sequence: MQNQFDPRTTTGGYDPAVSVGVPRAARDAGLRSYMLKVYNYMASGVALTGIIALLFAPYARDVLINASGTGMSGLGWIITLSPLAFVFAMSFGVNRMQTSTLQLLFWSFAAVMGLSMSTIFIVYTGVSIAQTFFAVTAAFLGLSLYGYTTKKDLSGFGTFLIMGLVGLLVAMLLNIFLRSSTMALAINAIGVLLFAGLTAYDTQRIKSMYAYVAGTDMMGKTAIMGALSLYLDFINMFQFLLSFMGDRR
- a CDS encoding dienelactone hydrolase family protein, whose protein sequence is MDAERLQQAIDLYDRFTHDGMDRRDFFGRMSLIAGSAAAATSLIAAIAASPAAAAIVPADDKRLTTRTQDLAGGYKAYVAEPRSRSLKPTVLVIHENRGLTDHIRDVTRRIALEGFRTVAPDFLSLSGGTPANEDAARDAVGKLDLSKSTSDAVAMVEQLAKSSRGGKVGVVGFCWGGAFVDRLAVAAGDKLAAGVSYYGPAPNPSEAAKVQAPLLLHHAGLDSRVAQTLFPFVTALREAKKSVTFQVYDGANHAFNNDTSAERYNKEAADLAWGRTIRFFHKYLG
- a CDS encoding DUF3667 domain-containing protein, giving the protein MRTQLGIALTAARPAKPIFAPTAARSRFVPAILTLRDLVTKLGQSISSIDGKTVRSFKALLAAPGTLAVAYVRGQRRVYLSPLKVFFIANALFFAAQSATHTNILSSSLESHLNQQDWKSVARPMVARHLEAEQLTLAEYAPVFDTAVVFYAKTLIILMTLCFAPFLAVAFLSERRPIGVHIVFSLHLYAFVLLLFCVSLGLTELDLILGGKGLASSRVDLVLSLFNLGACATYLYMAIGTAYGARGVSRIVKAAALACVVAAIVIGYRFLIFLITLWGS
- a CDS encoding glutathione S-transferase family protein; this encodes MADIIFYHNPMSRGQIIRWMLEEVGAPYDTEILDYASTMKGEDYRAINPMQKVPAIVHNGRVVTECAAICAYLADVFPEAGLGPREEEKADYYRWLFFAAGPLEQAVTNNFAGFTAKDEQQRMFGYGNYDLAVNTLANHLAGRDFVCGARFNAADVYVGSAVLWGTQFGTLPKLDPFIAYGERLAEREAYRRGKGEDMQLIAEMQAAG